Part of the Vitis vinifera cultivar Pinot Noir 40024 chromosome 13, ASM3070453v1 genome is shown below.
GCTTTTGTTTAATCAAAAGCATTTCGTCCAGTTAAAATGACCTTGAATTTGCGAGCACGTCTTGGGAAGACAACCAATTTGGCCTTGTATGTCTTCAACCTCTGGACATTTGCTTGAAGGCTCTCTAGAGAACGGTTCTTACGGCGATGATCAACCGATATGCCGATGGTTGGAGCCAGTTTCTTTGGGATGCCTGCTGCCTGGTTAtcaataaaatacatatttaacACCATTATCATAACAAAGGAActagaataaaaaaggagataACAAAAATTCAGAGCTAAACAAATTTTCAGAAATATCCAGTAAGATGGTATGTTGCAGCTGGTATCTTAACGGAATCaatgaaagaaatttaaaatagcAACCAGGATGTCCTACAGTTCTAATATAATGATGTTTTTTTGGGGATATTCAAGATATTTATTGAACTACACTcacaaataagattaaaaaataaaaataaaataaaaaaggtccAGATGTGCCCCTCCTAGACCACATTCTTGGCTCCGCCACCTTAGGGGCCGGTTGGTTCAAAGGCAAGACATATCTTGCATGAGGTCAGTGAAAGAAAAATACTGTAAATCAGATGAGCAAAACACACAGCAAGACATGCAAATGTTATACAAACCACACAATTCATATACAGGAGAAcccagaaaaaaaaacatttcagaCACTTAAACTTGTATTAACAAACATCAGCTTAAGCTAAATGATCATCTAGAGAGGTTCCCACCTTGAGCTCTTCCAGAGAGAATCCCCTGCCAGCTCTGACTTTCATGTTGTACTTCAAAGTTTGTCCATGAACAAGTGGGCGAAGTGGTCCAACAGTGGGGCGAGGGAAAATCTTCACAGCTTTCTTCTGTCTAGCTGGAGATGGTTTCATGAAAAACCAATTTAAGCTCAGTTAAAATAGCATCACATGGtacaaatattcaaaatataaaagacTGGACAAAATCAAACATGAACACAGAGCCCATTTAATGGTTGGATTTGAATAAAAGCATGAGACAAGTGCGGGGCAAACCCACAAATTTTATGCCTACTCCATTCAAATCCACAATGGTATAGAAACTCAATGACAAGAAATGGACAAGTTAACCTAGAAGAGAAAAAGCCCATACCAACTCTTCTTCGGGTTTTGCGGGCAGGTTGGTTGAACCAAGTCTTGACATAGTTCTGCCAGTGCTTCTTGAAGTGCCCATTAGGCACAACATTGTTATGCTTAACCATTACTTACCTGTTAAACCATAGAATTAATGAGTTAAACAACTCACCCCAGCTTTTAAGCTACAAACATCTGTTAACAAAACATAGAACACAAAAGAATCTAAAGACATGAAAGGAATTCTACGCATCGATATCCCTATGCCCTGTTTGCTTCCTAAGAAAAGGAAGTGAAAAGGAAATGACTTACAGATAAGTTTAAATCcacggttttttttttcaacatccATTTGCCAATTTTCACAACGCTTAGATCAATCAACCGTTAACAGAATTTCTCATCTTAGTAAAGACGATGACACATATTCAGAATCTAGGgatttctgttttttctttcgCGGTTGCCTGAAGCTAACCACAATGACTACGATTGAGCAAAAGCAAGAaatctataaataaatagtacaaataaaagcaagaaaaagcCATGCGGAGTGATTACACCAATGGTGAAGAAATCAATCtgagaaagaaaaacaacacCTCCAATGCCCTATCACACAACATCTTCACTAACCAATTCATGATTCAATAAAAACCATCACATCGTACAAaaatggtttttcttttctcagcATGGGATTAATTGGACTTTCTCGAGAAACAAACAGGAGAAGAGAAAAGGAGCGGAAGAGACTAACCGGAGAGTTACAGAGCCGACAAGGAGATGGAAGGGAGATGGCGTAAACCCTAGCTGCTGCAACTGATTTGGGTAGGGGCGTCTGCGGCTTATAAACACGGACTCTCTCACAAACCCTAGATCTTTCGGGTTTGGGCCGGAATAAGGAAGCCCAATTCCGTTTTCCCCCGTTATGGTGGACTTAGGCCCAATTGAGTCCATTTGGATAAATGTTTGCTCATGCTGCTTTGGAAGAAGGTTAACCCCGTCAAACCTTACATCCATTTCTTCGGATCCAATCGAGGTTTGGTTCTAAGTATCGTGATTAAAAAAGTAGGagtgtgtttggtaattatttttaataataatttttggtttttaaaataagaaaaataaataaataaatatatttaacattctattttttttttctatttttagaatatCTCTTGTTTTCCCTTTTGCTTAAAGAgctgtttaaaaaaataattatataaatataaataattaaaaaaaatataatactagatgtacaaattatttttaaaatattaaaaataaatttaaaatattttaggtttctaaaTAGATTTCtattctataaaacattataaaacgttttcaaaaaactgttttacttaactattttctaaaacaaactAAGTgtttgaaaatcataaaataaatcattaattattaatttaatataaataagtaTTTGTGAACCCGagcttcaataaaaaaaattaacaattaaagaaaattaataaattttttaatccaatatgattaaaaagtaaaaattgttGAAGTCctttctatcatttttatatttttaatgtaatatagtataattacaaataaaataagtatgaTGTATATATAAGCACATTCAAactttaaatacaaaaaataactaCCCACCAAGTCTTATAATAATCTACATCATGGTAAAGAATGTGAAAGCCAAGCCaagtgaattaaaaataaataaataaataaataatagtacaTTCACTAGAATAAGAATGATCTAGCTTTGAGTACGAATGAAAGTCATTTCTAAAATGCCGAAAGTGTTTATTAATGCCTAAAAGTAATTGAATTTTACATCGCAATTAAAAATATACATGAATCTTTCCTCGCCCACCCATAAATAAAAAGTCACCCCCCactcataaataaattatttttaacaataaaagatGTAGAATAATTTCAATGTAcatgaatatttaataataataataataataatgatggtgatgataataataataatagtattgtACAAGTGTAAGCTTGTTAGTGGTTAGTCTAAGAAAACAGTAGGGGCATGTACATGTAGATTGGTCTTGTAATACCAAATAAGGGAATcaacaaaattacaaaaatttattccaaattcttcttcttccataTTTCTTCtagatttttcttcttcttctctctctctcattttcttcattctctCAGTTGTAATATGATATTAGAGCTCTCAACTTCACCAATGGATAAGTCACAACAAACCTTAGAATCTTCTTCTTCTAGTCATTTCATCCATATTTCGTTCAATCATTTGACCTCAAATAGGCttgaaaatcataatttttttatatggagaaaacaatttttctcaaaaatttgtGGTTACAATCTTCAACATTTTGTCACTAGGGTTCACGATCCGCTATTAAAGTGTCCAAGTTCAAAAGATCAAGCTCATGGAATAGTGAATCGGGATTTTCTCGATTGGGAACAACAAGATCAACCCTTGGTTTCTTGGCTTTTTTCATGTCTAAATGAGTTCTTATAAGCTGTGTAAATTGTAACTTTGCATTTTAGATTTAGAGGACATTGGAGGTATATTTTGCTTCTCAAACAAGTGCTAAAGTCTCACAGTCTAAACCTTGCTTTAGAACAccaaaaaggaatatttacgTATGA
Proteins encoded:
- the LOC100257471 gene encoding large ribosomal subunit protein eL13z, with the translated sequence MVKHNNVVPNGHFKKHWQNYVKTWFNQPARKTRRRVARQKKAVKIFPRPTVGPLRPLVHGQTLKYNMKVRAGRGFSLEELKAAGIPKKLAPTIGISVDHRRKNRSLESLQANVQRLKTYKAKLVVFPRRARKFKAGDSAPEELGTATQVQGQYMPVVQEKPVVELVKVTDEMKSFKAYGKLRVERMNERHVGVRMKKAAEAEKEDKK